From the candidate division KSB1 bacterium genome, the window CACTTCAGTTGTGGAAGTGACGATTTCAGAAATGAATGTATCTGTATCGCTAACTGCGATAACCTGCACTACGATGCTCCTTCATTATTTGGACTAAGAGGCCATGCTTCTGTTTCGGCGGGAACGGGTTGACTTTTAATATTGTTGCGCATATTTAATTTTTGACGCGGTAAGGAATTGATGGCAACGGTACGCTCGAGTTTGGTGTCATCGACCTAGTAGACGACGCCCATGCCGCCTTCGCCGAGTTTTCGAGGATTTTGTAATGGAGTATGGTTTTGCCGATCATCAATCTATTGCCAATTTTCCGGGTTACTTTACCCCGTGAGATAGGATTCCGGTTTAGAATATGTTGCTGCAATAAATGTAAGAATATCTCACGGGGTGAATCGTCAGCCCGTTTTATCGGCTTGTAAATAATTAATGAATTCGGCCTGGAAAAACAATTTTACCAAGTAAGGGCAGACCTAAGTGCCTGCCTTTCATTTTTCGCGAAACCGTGGGCGCCCACAAAGGGGCGCCCCTACGTGTTTGTTATTTTCATCAATTCAGATCACGGCGATCCAGCAGCCCACGACGTTCCAGCAGCGGCTGGATGTTCGGCTCCGCACCGCGAAAGGTCTTGAAAATCGTCATGGCGTCTTCGCTGCCGCCACGGGAGAGAAGGGTTTTGCGGAAATGGTCGCCGTTTTCTCGGTTCAGGCCGCCGTTTTCCTTAAACCACTCAACAGTATCCGCGTCCAGTACCTCGCTCCAGATGTAGGAGTAGTAGCCGGCGGAATAGCCACCAATGATGTGCGAGAAATAAGTACTGCGGTAGCGCGGCGGTATGGCATCCAGCGCCACACCCGCCGTTTCGAGCGCGCGGGCTTCGAATGCGAGCAGGCCATCGCCGTCCGGCACCTGGTCCGGTGTTATCTGATGCCAGGCCTGATCAAGCAGCGAAGCGGCCAGGTATTCGGTAGTGGCGAAGCCCTGATTGAATTTTTGTGTCGCCAGAACTTTGTCCAACAATTCTGTCGGCATCGGCTCTCCGGTTTCATGATGCACGGCATAATTTTTCAAAACCTCCGGCCATATAGCCCACATTTCATTTACCTGTGACGGGTATTCCACGAAGTCGCGCGGCACCGAGGTCCCGGCGAAATATGGATAGCGGACGTTCGAAAACATTCCGTGCAGCGCATGGCCGAACTCGTGGAACATGGTGGTCACTTCATCAAAGGTCATGAGAGCGGGTTCGCCCTCCGGCGGCTTTGAAACATTCTGGTGATTGGCGATAACCGGTTTGGTATTCAACAAATCTGACTGCTTGACATAAGAATTCATCCAGGCGCCGCCGCGCTTGGACGAACGCGCATAATAGTCGCCAAGGAACAGGGCCAGCGTTGTGCCGTCGGCATCAGAAACTTCAAACACGCGAACATCCGGATGGTAAACCGGCAGATCGGTACGCTCTTTGAAGGTCAGACCATAGAGCCGGTTTGCCGCATAGAACACCCCTTTCTGAAGGACATTGTCCAGTTCAAAATAGGGGCGCAATTGCGAGTCGTCAAAATCGTAGCGGGCTTTGCGCACCTTTTCTGCATAGTAGGCCCAATCCCATGAGGCTAATTCGAAATCGTGGCCATCGGCGGCGATCATCTTCTGCAGGTCCGCCGCTTCCCGTTTTGCGTTAGCTACGGCTGCGGGGGCTAAGGTGGCCAAACGCTGATTCACAGCCTCAGCTGTGCGGGCAGTCTGGTTTTCCAGGCGATAGGCCGCATGGTTTGCATATCCTAACAACTGGGCGCGTTCGGCGCGCAGTTTTACTACTTTGGTTACCACAGCGCTGTTATCGAACTCCCCGCCGCGGCTGCCACGGGACAGAGATATTTTATGAATTCGCTCGCGCAATGCCCGGTTTTCCAGGGAAGATAGGGGTGGCTGCCCGCTGGTATTTCTGAGCGCAATGACGTATTTACCTTCAAGATCGCGGGCTTTTGCTTCTTCAGCTGCTGCGGCAATAGCGTCGTCTGACAAGCCGACAAGCTCCTCCACCGTATCCACGACAATCGCCAGGTCATTGACCTCCTTCAACACGTTCTGGCTAAACGTTGTCTGCAACTTGGCCAGTTCGGCGTTTAAGGTTTTTAAGCGTTCTTTGTGAGCGTCGGACAATTGAGCGCCGGCGCGTATAAAATCAGAATAATACCGTTCGATTAAACGCAGCGACTCAGCATCAATATCCAGACCCTTACGCTGCTCGTAAAGTGTCTTCACGTGTTCAAACAACTTGCCGTTGAGCAAGATCTGATCCCGGTGGGCCGACAGCCTGGGCGCCATTTCGCTGCGAATAGCCTCCAGGGAGTCATTAGTGTGGGCAGATGTTAGACTAGAAAAAACCGCAGAAACTCGTTGAAGCATCTGCCCGGAGCGCTCCATGGCAATGAGCGTGTTCTCCAGGGTCGGTGCATCTGCTTGATTGGCGATGGCTTCGATTTCTGCCTGTTGTTCCGCCATGCCGCGCTCAAAAGCAGGTACATAATCCGAGTTCTTGATTTGGTCAAAAGGCGGCAGCTTGAAATAAAGCGTGCTTTCGACAAAGAATGGATTACTTTCAGCGGACTCAACTCCAGACCCTGGATCAGGCATCATGGCGTTGCTCGCGGACTTTGTGTAAAAAATTCCTGACAACATCAATACCAGTACCAGGCTTAATAGTAGACGTAAACTCAGCATGACTAGCTCCTCTTCTAAATGAAACAATTGGGTTCATTAAATCCGGGGTGTATTTTTTTTGATAAGCTTCTTTTGAAATATGGGCAGCTCTCAGTGGTTCCACCTACTCAAGGGGTCAAGTAAAATACTTAACATACCTCCCGAAACCAAATAAATCCTTTGCCTGATTTTATATCGCAAGCGAGCTGTTTTTATTTTATGCCGCCCTCAAAGCATCCACAACTTGCATCTTCGCTGCACTTACAGCCGGTGCAAGGCCACCAATCAGGCCCATTACGACTGAAAAGATTAAAGAACCAATAATAATCCCTGCAGAAAGATTAAATCCAAAAACAACTTCAGAGAAGGATTGCCAGTTAGTTGTAGAAATATCTATAAATTGCAAGAACGATGCAAAAAAGATCCCCAGCGCCCCGCCAATCAGTGAAATCAAAATGCACTCGATCATAAAAGAGGCAAGAATGTTTCTGCGTTTAAAACCGAGCGCGCGCAGGGTACCGATTTCCGAGGCGCGATTGGCAACCGCGGAGTACATGGTAATTACCGCGCCAGCCATGGCGCCAAAGCTAAAAACAACCGTGACAAAAATTCCGAGAATCTGAATAAACAGACCGAGGTTCTGGGATTGTTCTTCATAAAAGTCTATTTCACGTTTTACATCGACGGTCAACTGTGGATCCTTTTCAATCCTTTCTTTCATGGAGGCAAATTGAGTCGGATCTTTCAATTTCATTGTCATAGTTGAAAATACGGGCCTGCGAAAGGCCTGCATAAGTTGCTCAACGTCGCCCCAGATTTCGGATTCAAAACTGGAGCCGCCGGCTTCGAAAACCCCGACCACTGTCCACTCACGGTTTCCCATTTCAACGGATTCACCGAGACCGCAGCCTTTGAATTTTTCAGCCGCTCCTTTGCCGGTAATGATTTCGGAAGTGCCGGCGCGCAACATTCTGCCCTCAACAATCTTTACTTTCGAACGCAGGGTCAGTGATTCCTGGGAAACCCCGCGAACAGTCACGTTCGTTGTTTGACCATCAGAACGCTTAGCCAAATTATTGACAACAACAACCTCTCCGGAAACCAGCGGTTTGCCGTTGTCAAGCACCACCACTTCAGGCTGTGTCTTCAAAATATTAGCTTGATTGCGCGAGATAGAGCTTGACATTTCCGAGGTAGCGGCTTTTCTGAGAACAATGACATTGCTGGGGTCGCCCGAACTCATCAAAGTCTCACGAAAGCCTCTTGCTAACATGAGAACAGCAGCAAACACAAAAACCACCAGACCGATACCAAGAACAGTTAGCAGAGTCGTCACCTTTCTGGCAACCAGGTTTCTCAAATTGTACATAATTGGAATTTTCATATCAACTCTTTCTCTCTTTACGGTGAATTCTAACCAATTTGCCTTAACCCATCGGATATTTTCATTTGCACGGCTTTGAGAGTTGGAAATAGAGCAGCGATGATCCCAACCGCTAATGCGGCGATAGCGCAAAACACAAATGTCGTTTTTGATATTTCAAAAACCGGGAAAAATCCTTCCATATTAAATTGCTTCAAGACGCCATAAAATGCCGGCACCATCCACAGCGTAATAAGAATACCAAGGATGCCGCCGAAGATAGCAATCAGGGAAGATTCCCCGAAGATTAACCCAACCAAATGTTTGGGCCTAAATCCCAATGTTTTAAGAACAGCATATTCAGAAATACGTTCACGGGCGGTCATGGCCATGGTATTGGCAAGGACCAGTAAAATAATCGCAATCACCACCACAGAAATGACTCTGATGGCGGTTATTATGGTACTCACCATGGAGACAAAGCTCAATTGAAACTGTTTTTCGGTCTCAGTCTTTGTTTCAGCAACGGAATTGTCAAACATAGAATCTATCGCTTCTGAGATTTCCCCTGCGAGTTCAGGGCTCGAGATGCCAATGTAATACCACCCCGCTTGACCGGAACGGCCCGGTGAGGTTTGATTTAATCGTTCATCGATATACTTCCAATGGAAAAACATCTGGGTTTCATCTGCCGCGCGAATGGCTCCGTCATAAATTCCTCGAACTACAAAATCCCAATCCCCGGGGAAAATATCGCCGATCAACCGAAAGGTGTCCCCCACTTCCCAGCCGTATTTGTTGGCAAGCTTTCTTCCGACAATACAGGAATTTCTTTCTTTAATGAAAGACTCTCTCTCCGATTCGGGGAGGACATATTCCGGATATAATTCTAAAAAGGGTTCCGGATCAATGGCGAACCTTGCAAAAAAATTCTTTTGATCAATATAGGTTCCTCCAAACCAGAATCCGCTGCAGATATTTTCGACGCCGGGAATCTTGGCAATTTTTTCCTTGTATGATAGCGGTAATGAAAAGGTTAAAGATACAGCGTTTTGCGTAACCAATCTCGTATCCGACGACGCTTCGACTCCAACAAAATAGGCATCGATAACGGTTCTCAACAGAGCAAATGCAAAAATAGCGACCGCGATCCCAATAGCAGTGAGAAGCGACCGCAGTTTGTGGCGCAGGGTGTTTTTTAAAACTAATTTTATGATTTTCATGTGGCCTCCGGATATATACCCAATGCCATCGCTTAAAAACGATGACATCGTTCTAAATTTACTTATGATTTGTCTCTTCCAAAACCCCTTTCTCCAACTGCCTGATCGTGTGCGCTTTATCAGCCGCACGCGGATCGTGAGTAACCATGATGATTGTTTTCTTAAATTCAGAATTTAAGCGCTCCAAAAGCGTCAGGATTTCTTCTGCTGATTCTTTGTCCAAATCGCCGGTTGGCTCGTCCGCGACGATAATCGTTGGATCGGTGACAACCGCTCGTGCAATGGCCACTCGCTGCTCCTGACCGCCGGAAAGTTCGCTTGGCTTGTGTTTCATACGATCTGCCAAGCCAACGATATCCAAGGCAGTTTTCACGTGTTCGTGGCGCTTTTTTTTAGAGAGATTTGTTAAAAGCAGCGGCAACTCAACATTTTCAAATGCCGTGAGCACCGGCATAAGATTGTAAAACTGAAATATAAAGCCGACATGCCTCGACCGCCAATTGGCCAGGGCCGATTCTGAAAGACCCGCTATATCTGTATCCGCGACATTAATTTTGCCGGAGTCAGGTTTGTCGATTCCTGCAATTAAATTTAACAATGTGGTTTTCCCTGAACCAGATGGTCCCATTAGAGCCAAAAATTCGCCTTCCGGGACACTCAAATTAATATCTTCTAAAACGGGAATGGGCTGGCTGCCGCGTTTGTATGATTTGCTTACGTTTTCAACGTTTACGATTGTGTTTGGCATAAATTTTCCTCCGATATGACGAGCATTTCTAATTTTGTTCTTCAATTTTAATTTTTACCCCCGACTTCAAATCCTCACTCGGGTTCAGGACAACCTTATCGCCGTTCGATACGCCGCTGAGAATTTCAATCTGTCCACCAAATACTCTACCCGTTGAAACGGGAGTCTCAGTGACCGAACCGCCTCGAACCCAAAAAACAACATCCATGCCGTTTCTTTTCAAGATTGCTTTTTTAGGAAGCGCAGTAAATGGTTGCAGAGATTCGTTATTTCCTTCTAAAGATTTAGAAAGAAAATTGACTTTAGCGCTCATTTCCGGCAGAACTTTTTCGTCGAGTTTTTCGAATCGAATTTTTGTCAAAACCGTGGCTTTAGCGCGGTCGGCGGTCGGAACGATTTTATGAACGTAACCGGGATATCGAATTTCCGGGAAGGCATCCAAAATAATTTCACACGATTGTCCCGCTCGAACACGCTGAATGTTCGACTCGGAAACGTCTGCTTCCACTTCAAGGGAGGACATGTCCGCGAGGGTGACGACAGCACTCCTGGAATTTGAGGAAGCGGCAAAAGGCGCAACCATCTCGCCGATATCGGCATTTTTGGTGAGCACCGTACCAGAGAAAGGAGCTCGGATTTTGGTGTTGTCAACATTGATATCAGCAGAGACAACTGCGGCCTTCGACAATTCAACCTGGGCTTTCCCGGCTGCAACCCCGGCATCGGCACTTTTAAAACGCGCCTCGGCGATGTCGTACTCCGATTTAGAAATTAAGCCTCTCGAAAGTAAGTCCTTTTGCCGTTCATGATTCAGGTTTGCTTCATGTTGATCCGCTTCTCTTTGTTTGAGGATTGCTTTTGAGACTTCTAAGTCCGCACGAGCCCATTGCAGCTCCGCATCGACATCATCATGCTCTAACCGCGCGATAATCTCTCCCTCTTTAACTTCATCTCCTTCCTCAACATTCAAATACTCAAGCCGGCCGGTTCCTTTTGAAGCGACAGCGGCCTGCGTTTGTGCGACGACGTATCCGCTGGCCGTTAAAATCGCATCAGCTTGTGAGGGGTAAATTGTTGACACAGTGACAACTTGCAACGAAGGCGTTGAGGTAGAATTCGAAGTGAACAGATAGATAACAATAATGAATCCCGCCACAAGCAACCCGGCAAAAATCAAAGTTTTGTTTTTTGAATTAGCTTGGTTTGGATTCGAATCATCATCGCGATTAATTCGCAGTTTTGAGAGATCAGCTGAATCTGTTCTTTTTTCCGACATGATTTATTTTAAACCTTTTTCAATAAAGCAATCCTAAGGTCAAAAGCCCTACGGACATTTTTGACCTACAAAGTTAATGTAATTTAACAAAATATAAAGACGCCCTGACATAAAATCAAGCGAAAAGGACGAACCTAATCTGCTGCACAACTAATATACGAAGAATTCGTTTTGAAATTATTTATATTAGACGAGTGTTAAAATGAGTCGGTGAACGGCTGAAAAATTCCCATAAATGGCTCAAACAAAGATCTTTTTTAAACAGGCCCCTATTTTGCTATCAAAATGAAGGCTGAAGGAAACCTCTCAGGTAAAATTAAAGTATCAGCAGAAGACCGAAACAACATCTTCTTGCACTAATAAAAAGAATATGAATATTTTGTTAAATATTAAGCGGTACTTTTTTATTTGCATTATCTTCTTGGTCGTCCTCGGAAACTGCTCAGAGAACAAAGATTCTCAAAATGCAGACTATCAACACGACTCGACTTACGTTTATATTTCTGATGAACAAAGTCCGGTTTTTTCTATTCAGATTGCTGCTTTGAGAGATAAAAATAATGCTGATCATTTAAGGGACGTACTCAGAAAATCCGAGTTGCCCGCTTACCTTTTATCCGATAGCACTTCATCCGGTGATTCATTTTTCAAAATAAGAATCGGTCCATATCGCACTGAATACCAAGCCGCACGTGCTTTGAAAAACATAAATGAACTTGGATATGAAAAGGCTTTTATAACAACTGAGGGCTTGGCATCTGAGGATTCGTCCGAGGCAGACTTGGATGAGAAGACAGGAAAAATGCAGCTAACTTTCTCAAGAGAATGCAGTCATCCACAATGGTCTCCTAAAGGCAGGGAGATTGCTTTTTTTAAAAAAGAGAATGGCATCGAGGGTCTTTATACCATTGGCACCGGCGGAGGTAACATTTCAAAAATTATCGAAAGTGAAGAAAAACGCACCATAACTACAAAGTTCTCCTGGGCACCAACTAGTGAGAATATCGCCTTTACTGCAATCGAAGTCAACAAAAATTGGGATCAAATTGAGAATCTGTTTCTGATCAACAAAAACGGTTCCGGGCTCAAGAGAATTGTAGACCAAACAGGCATGGCTTATAAAGTATCGGATCTTAAGTGGTCACCGGACAGCCGCAGAATTGCCATAAATGCAAATTATGGCAAGAGGGATTCGTGGTCTGATTATTTTCAAACGGTCAAAATAGTGAACCTGGATGAACCTGACTCTTACCTAACCGAGTTAGTTGTTGTGGAGAGAATTAATTCTGTTTTAGGTTGGAAATCAAACGATGAACTTCTTTTTCTGGCAGCTTATGATGACATTGATGAACTCGGCTATGAAATATGGAGTTATCAGTTGAGTACACAACACAGGAAAAGAATCTTTAGCCATCCGGTTGTGTCAGAATTTCGTGAAATCGCCTACTTAAGGAGTGAAAATTTGCTCATCTACACTTCAGCGTCCGCAGACAAAATTACCACGATCAATCTGGATTCA encodes:
- a CDS encoding M3 family metallopeptidase, translated to MLSGIFYTKSASNAMMPDPGSGVESAESNPFFVESTLYFKLPPFDQIKNSDYVPAFERGMAEQQAEIEAIANQADAPTLENTLIAMERSGQMLQRVSAVFSSLTSAHTNDSLEAIRSEMAPRLSAHRDQILLNGKLFEHVKTLYEQRKGLDIDAESLRLIERYYSDFIRAGAQLSDAHKERLKTLNAELAKLQTTFSQNVLKEVNDLAIVVDTVEELVGLSDDAIAAAAEEAKARDLEGKYVIALRNTSGQPPLSSLENRALRERIHKISLSRGSRGGEFDNSAVVTKVVKLRAERAQLLGYANHAAYRLENQTARTAEAVNQRLATLAPAAVANAKREAADLQKMIAADGHDFELASWDWAYYAEKVRKARYDFDDSQLRPYFELDNVLQKGVFYAANRLYGLTFKERTDLPVYHPDVRVFEVSDADGTTLALFLGDYYARSSKRGGAWMNSYVKQSDLLNTKPVIANHQNVSKPPEGEPALMTFDEVTTMFHEFGHALHGMFSNVRYPYFAGTSVPRDFVEYPSQVNEMWAIWPEVLKNYAVHHETGEPMPTELLDKVLATQKFNQGFATTEYLAASLLDQAWHQITPDQVPDGDGLLAFEARALETAGVALDAIPPRYRSTYFSHIIGGYSAGYYSYIWSEVLDADTVEWFKENGGLNRENGDHFRKTLLSRGGSEDAMTIFKTFRGAEPNIQPLLERRGLLDRRDLN
- a CDS encoding FtsX-like permease family protein, with the translated sequence MKIIKLVLKNTLRHKLRSLLTAIGIAVAIFAFALLRTVIDAYFVGVEASSDTRLVTQNAVSLTFSLPLSYKEKIAKIPGVENICSGFWFGGTYIDQKNFFARFAIDPEPFLELYPEYVLPESERESFIKERNSCIVGRKLANKYGWEVGDTFRLIGDIFPGDWDFVVRGIYDGAIRAADETQMFFHWKYIDERLNQTSPGRSGQAGWYYIGISSPELAGEISEAIDSMFDNSVAETKTETEKQFQLSFVSMVSTIITAIRVISVVVIAIILLVLANTMAMTARERISEYAVLKTLGFRPKHLVGLIFGESSLIAIFGGILGILITLWMVPAFYGVLKQFNMEGFFPVFEISKTTFVFCAIAALAVGIIAALFPTLKAVQMKISDGLRQIG
- a CDS encoding efflux RND transporter periplasmic adaptor subunit, coding for MSEKRTDSADLSKLRINRDDDSNPNQANSKNKTLIFAGLLVAGFIIVIYLFTSNSTSTPSLQVVTVSTIYPSQADAILTASGYVVAQTQAAVASKGTGRLEYLNVEEGDEVKEGEIIARLEHDDVDAELQWARADLEVSKAILKQREADQHEANLNHERQKDLLSRGLISKSEYDIAEARFKSADAGVAAGKAQVELSKAAVVSADINVDNTKIRAPFSGTVLTKNADIGEMVAPFAASSNSRSAVVTLADMSSLEVEADVSESNIQRVRAGQSCEIILDAFPEIRYPGYVHKIVPTADRAKATVLTKIRFEKLDEKVLPEMSAKVNFLSKSLEGNNESLQPFTALPKKAILKRNGMDVVFWVRGGSVTETPVSTGRVFGGQIEILSGVSNGDKVVLNPSEDLKSGVKIKIEEQN
- a CDS encoding ABC transporter ATP-binding protein, translated to MPNTIVNVENVSKSYKRGSQPIPVLEDINLSVPEGEFLALMGPSGSGKTTLLNLIAGIDKPDSGKINVADTDIAGLSESALANWRSRHVGFIFQFYNLMPVLTAFENVELPLLLTNLSKKKRHEHVKTALDIVGLADRMKHKPSELSGGQEQRVAIARAVVTDPTIIVADEPTGDLDKESAEEILTLLERLNSEFKKTIIMVTHDPRAADKAHTIRQLEKGVLEETNHK
- a CDS encoding ABC transporter permease encodes the protein MKIPIMYNLRNLVARKVTTLLTVLGIGLVVFVFAAVLMLARGFRETLMSSGDPSNVIVLRKAATSEMSSSISRNQANILKTQPEVVVLDNGKPLVSGEVVVVNNLAKRSDGQTTNVTVRGVSQESLTLRSKVKIVEGRMLRAGTSEIITGKGAAEKFKGCGLGESVEMGNREWTVVGVFEAGGSSFESEIWGDVEQLMQAFRRPVFSTMTMKLKDPTQFASMKERIEKDPQLTVDVKREIDFYEEQSQNLGLFIQILGIFVTVVFSFGAMAGAVITMYSAVANRASEIGTLRALGFKRRNILASFMIECILISLIGGALGIFFASFLQFIDISTTNWQSFSEVVFGFNLSAGIIIGSLIFSVVMGLIGGLAPAVSAAKMQVVDALRAA
- a CDS encoding SPOR domain-containing protein, which translates into the protein MNILLNIKRYFFICIIFLVVLGNCSENKDSQNADYQHDSTYVYISDEQSPVFSIQIAALRDKNNADHLRDVLRKSELPAYLLSDSTSSGDSFFKIRIGPYRTEYQAARALKNINELGYEKAFITTEGLASEDSSEADLDEKTGKMQLTFSRECSHPQWSPKGREIAFFKKENGIEGLYTIGTGGGNISKIIESEEKRTITTKFSWAPTSENIAFTAIEVNKNWDQIENLFLINKNGSGLKRIVDQTGMAYKVSDLKWSPDSRRIAINANYGKRDSWSDYFQTVKIVNLDEPDSYLTELVVVERINSVLGWKSNDELLFLAAYDDIDELGYEIWSYQLSTQHRKRIFSHPVVSEFREIAYLRSENLLIYTSASADKITTINLDSGQENLLLESRVIGASGISTINLSATNDLYFLSNHSLLKFDQNHHLLMSTIEINAENFTLSPIGSKICFAENGMLFTQKISF